The following are encoded in a window of Salmo trutta chromosome 27, fSalTru1.1, whole genome shotgun sequence genomic DNA:
- the LOC115164569 gene encoding BCL2/adenovirus E1B 19 kDa protein-interacting protein 3-like: MLTNAKNGAGNMSATAAAQQNNNEEPSLNGSWVELEMNGNNRNQALLPNSTTPSPAPGNGNEGESQAPQALEVGPEEVEESLTVALEHVPSSSSIHNGDMEKILLDAQHESSQSSSSCDSPPSPDQDDGQITFDVEMSSRRGSQLEEEGPEKNREEDILMNKVADWSSRPENVPPKEFHFRHPRRSVSLSMRNSGAMKKGGIFSADFLKVFIPSLLLSHILALGIGVYIGKRLPTPSTSSF; this comes from the exons ATGTTGACAAACGCTAAAAACGGAGCTGGCAACATGTCCGCCACTGCTGCTGCTCAGCAAAACAATAACGAGGAGCCTAGCCTCAACG GGTCATGGGTGGAGCTGGAGATGAATGGAAACAACAGGAACCAGGCCCTGCTGCCAAACTCCACCACACCCTCTCCTGCCCCGGGGAACGGGAATGAGGGGGAGAGTCAGGCCCCTCAGGCCCTGGAGGTGGGgccagaggaggtggaggagagtctGACAGTGGCGCTGGAGCATGTGCCCtcatcctcctctatccacaaTGGAGACATGGAGAAGATCCTGCTGGACGCCCAGCACGAGTCCAGCCAGAGCAGCTCCTCCTGCGACAG TCCTCCCAGTCCAGATCAGGATGACGGCCAAATCACCTTTGATGTGGAGATGTCCAGTCGGAGAGGGAGCCAG TTAGAGGAGGAAGGTCCAGAGAAAAACAGAGAAGAGGATATCCTGATGAACAAGGTTGCAGATTGGTCCAGTCGGCCTGAAAACGTTCCACCCAA ggAGTTCCACTTCCGTCACCCCAGACGCTCAGTATCCCTAAGCATGAGAAATAGTGGAGCCATGAAGAAAGGGGGAATCTTCTCTGCTGACTTCCTCAAAGTCTTCATCCCTTCCTTACTCCTATCTCACATTCTTGCCCTCGGCATTGG GGTCTACATTGGGAAGAGACTCCCCACGCCTTCCACCAGCTCTTTCTAA